In the genome of Hippoglossus hippoglossus isolate fHipHip1 chromosome 4, fHipHip1.pri, whole genome shotgun sequence, one region contains:
- the rgs8 gene encoding regulator of G-protein signaling 8, giving the protein MKTRLGCLSNKSDSYSDFSEFLPPAHETTARCLKLSTDEVVRWSESFDHLLSHKYGLAAFRTFLKTEFSDENIEFWMACEEYKKIKSSTKMVSRANKIFTEFIDVQAPREVNIDYRTREKTKQSLEDPTPSSLNEVQAKVHGLMEKDSYPRFLRSKMYQEMVNRAHAQGQRRSV; this is encoded by the exons ATGAAGACCAGACTCGGCTGCCTGTCCAACAAGTCGGACTCCTACAGCGACTTCTCCGAGTTCCTTCCTCCCGCCCACGAAACTACTGCCAGGTGTCTGAA GCTGTCGACGGACGAGGTCGTTCGATGGTCGGAGTCGTTTGatcacctcctctctcacaaAT ATGGCCTCGCCGCCTTCCGGACGTTTCTCAAGACGGAGTTCAGCGACGAGAACATCGAGTTCTGGATGGCCTGCGAGGAGTACAAGAAGATCAAGAGCTCCACGAAGATGGTGTCCAGAGCAAACAAGATCTTCACGGAGTTCATCGATGTCCAGGCGCCAAGAGAG GTAAACATTGACTATCGCACCAGGGAGAAGACCAAGCAGAGCCTGGAGGACCCGACCCCGAGCAGCCTCAACGAAGTCCAGGCCAAAGTCCACGGCCTCATGGAGAAGGACTCCTACCCGCGGTTCCTCAGGTCCAAGATGTACCAGGAGATGGTGAACAGGGCCCACGCACAAGGCCAGCGGCGGTCGGTTTGA
- the rgs16 gene encoding regulator of G-protein signaling 16: MCKGLTSLPTCCLERAKELRARLGNVLLKPNWNLSCCKIGKNKPTLEECIRWKESFEKLISSKYGLCAFTAFLVSEFSEENIAFYFACEDYRSIRSVAKLSAKAQKIYDEFIGSDAPREVNIDHETRDITKANMLVPSPSCFDMAQHKIYMLMAKDCYPRFLRSPAYRDLVCQAKPGAKATKQPLQEKAA, from the exons ATGTGCAAAGGACTAACATCGCTGCCCACCTGCTGCTTGGAAAG AGCCAAGGAGCTGAGAGCGAGGCTGGGAAACGTTCTGCTGAAACCCAACTGGAATCTATCCTGCTGCAAGATAGGGAAAAACAA GCCGACACTGGAGGAATGCATCAGGTGGAAAGAATCGTTTGAAAAGCTCATATCCAGCAAAT ATGGACTTTGTGCCTTCACAGCCTTCCTGGTGTCTGAGTTCAGCGAGGAGAACATTGCGTTCTACTTTGCCTGCGAGGATTACAGGAGCATCAGGTCCGTCGCCAAACTGTCGGCCAAAGCCCAGAAGATCTATGACGAGTTCATCGGCAGTGACGCTCCCAGAGAG GTTAACATCGACCATGAAACTCGTGACATCACCAAAGCCAACATGCTGGTCCCCTCGCCCTCTTGCTTCGACATGGCCCAGCACAAGATCTACATGCTCATGGCCAAAGACTGCTACCCTCGCTTCCTGCGCTCCCCAGCCTACAGGGATCTGGTGTGCCAGGCCAAACCCGGCGCCAAGGCCACCAAGCAGCCCCTGCAGGAGAAGGCGGCGTGA